A genomic stretch from Nocardia wallacei includes:
- a CDS encoding helix-turn-helix transcriptional regulator, translating into MSERRVLGDFLRARRGRVRPEQVGLPPGTGRRQTPGLRREEVASLAGLSVDYYIRLEQGRDTNPSLAVLDALAAALRLDEDERAHLYRLARAVADRRASARRAPVAARPGLVVLLESVRPTPAFVLDQLSNLLAANPEGLRLLSGITEWEPVRRNLVRYVFVHTAARVVFEDWEAMAKDCVAHLRTVQGADPASPGLAALTGELGAASAEFAQLWAHYDVRTKRGSRRVFRHPAVGRFALTSEILTAPDGQRFVAFQAAPDGPDRDAVALLGLVGDDVPEHGERAEHEKW; encoded by the coding sequence GTGAGTGAGCGTCGTGTGCTGGGGGATTTCCTGCGGGCCCGTCGTGGCCGGGTGCGGCCGGAGCAGGTGGGGTTGCCACCGGGGACGGGCCGGCGGCAGACGCCGGGTTTGCGGCGCGAGGAGGTGGCGTCGCTGGCGGGGTTGAGTGTGGACTACTACATCCGGTTGGAGCAGGGGCGGGATACGAATCCGAGTCTGGCGGTGCTGGACGCGCTGGCGGCGGCGTTGCGGCTGGACGAGGACGAGCGCGCGCATCTGTACCGATTGGCGCGGGCGGTGGCGGATCGCCGGGCGTCGGCGCGGCGGGCGCCGGTGGCGGCGCGGCCGGGGTTGGTGGTGTTGCTGGAGTCGGTGCGTCCGACGCCGGCGTTCGTGCTCGATCAGTTGAGCAATCTGCTGGCGGCGAATCCGGAGGGGCTGCGCCTGCTGTCGGGTATCACCGAGTGGGAGCCGGTGCGGCGCAACCTGGTTCGGTATGTGTTCGTGCATACGGCGGCGCGGGTGGTGTTCGAGGATTGGGAGGCGATGGCGAAAGACTGTGTGGCGCATCTGCGGACGGTGCAGGGTGCTGATCCGGCGTCGCCGGGGCTGGCGGCGTTGACGGGGGAACTGGGTGCGGCCAGTGCGGAGTTCGCGCAGTTGTGGGCGCATTACGACGTGCGTACGAAGCGGGGTTCGCGGCGGGTGTTCCGGCACCCGGCGGTGGGGCGGTTCGCGTTGACGTCGGAGATTCTCACCGCGCCGGACGGTCAGCGGTTCGTGGCGTTCCAGGCCGCGCCGGACGGCCCGGATCGCGATGCGGTGGCCCTGCTAGGGCTGGTGGGTGACGATGTACCAGAGCACGGCGAGCGTGCCGAGCACGAAAAGTGGTGA
- a CDS encoding NAD(P)H-binding protein: MEPVLVTGAAGGPQGSTGRHLTALLLGRGIPVRALVHTDDDRTGPLRALGAEVVVGDLRDIAITRAALDGVQHAYFTYPVLDGLVDAAGAFAVAARDAGVRRAVAVSQLAAGPQALTPRMRQHWVAEQILDWAGIGAIHLRAAVFHENLARIADTGDGTRLTMPMGPPTTVLPLIAATDVARVAAGLLADPDRPAASVLLLTGDVLPIGEAARLLGRTYTDTPPDHWRRWALEFYGSAHAAEHLSKLWEIFRLLGEGTGLYQVTPEIEKYGGHPPTTLAQFAAHRSR; encoded by the coding sequence ATGGAGCCGGTACTCGTCACAGGCGCCGCCGGGGGACCGCAGGGCTCCACCGGCCGCCACCTCACCGCCCTCCTGCTCGGCCGCGGCATCCCCGTCCGCGCCCTCGTCCACACCGACGACGACCGCACCGGCCCACTGCGCGCCCTCGGCGCCGAAGTCGTCGTCGGAGACCTGCGCGACATCGCCATCACCCGCGCCGCCCTCGACGGCGTCCAGCACGCCTACTTCACCTATCCCGTCCTCGACGGACTGGTCGACGCCGCAGGCGCATTCGCCGTCGCCGCCCGCGACGCCGGAGTCCGCCGCGCCGTCGCCGTCTCCCAACTCGCCGCCGGCCCACAGGCCCTCACCCCCCGCATGCGCCAGCACTGGGTCGCCGAGCAAATCCTCGACTGGGCCGGCATCGGCGCCATCCACCTGCGCGCCGCCGTCTTCCACGAAAACCTCGCCCGGATCGCCGACACCGGCGACGGCACCCGCCTCACCATGCCGATGGGCCCACCCACCACCGTCCTGCCACTCATCGCCGCCACCGATGTCGCCCGCGTCGCCGCCGGACTACTCGCCGACCCCGACCGCCCCGCCGCATCCGTACTGCTGCTCACCGGCGACGTCCTCCCCATCGGCGAGGCCGCCCGCCTGCTCGGCCGCACCTACACCGACACACCCCCGGACCACTGGCGCCGCTGGGCACTCGAGTTCTACGGCTCCGCCCACGCCGCCGAACACCTGTCGAAACTGTGGGAGATCTTCCGCCTCCTCGGCGAAGGCACCGGCCTCTACCAGGTCACTCCCGAGATCGAGAAATACGGCGGCCACCCGCCGACCACCCTCGCCCAATTCGCCGCCCACCGCTCCCGCTGA
- a CDS encoding SCO6745 family protein, with product MTVAAAVKEHIQQIGGGFMFSREAKAFGAATGVDGFIGPYTRGRGGVLGEVDADVVAAAFGFFRPQTIRAAWESVRLPAAEAAAGYLTACQEFGRRKLAEFEGAAPLAELLGSVADAADVAGVPLFAGWRALPRAADASARTLQLIHVLRELRGGLHLLAVRAHGLAPQHAVLISGSPRHSGPEQARLFGWPEPFPEITADHRERWAAAEALTDELIAPAFAVLDEKASGELVRLLNEAHAAVFGRG from the coding sequence GTGACGGTCGCCGCCGCGGTGAAAGAGCACATTCAGCAGATCGGTGGGGGGTTCATGTTCTCCCGCGAGGCGAAGGCGTTCGGCGCCGCGACCGGTGTGGACGGGTTCATCGGCCCGTATACGCGCGGCCGCGGGGGCGTGCTGGGGGAGGTGGATGCCGATGTCGTCGCGGCGGCGTTCGGGTTCTTCCGGCCGCAAACCATCCGTGCCGCATGGGAATCGGTGCGGCTGCCCGCCGCCGAGGCCGCCGCCGGTTATCTCACGGCATGCCAGGAGTTCGGTCGGCGCAAGCTGGCGGAGTTCGAGGGCGCGGCGCCGTTGGCGGAACTGCTGGGGTCGGTGGCCGATGCGGCCGATGTCGCCGGGGTGCCGCTGTTCGCGGGGTGGCGGGCGTTGCCGCGGGCCGCCGACGCTTCCGCTCGCACGCTGCAGTTGATCCACGTGCTGCGGGAATTGCGCGGCGGCTTGCATCTGCTGGCGGTACGCGCTCACGGCCTGGCGCCGCAGCATGCCGTGCTCATCTCCGGCTCCCCGCGTCACAGTGGCCCCGAGCAGGCCCGCCTGTTCGGCTGGCCGGAACCGTTCCCCGAGATCACCGCCGATCATCGGGAGCGGTGGGCCGCGGCCGAAGCGCTCACCGACGAGTTGATCGCGCCCGCCTTCGCGGTCTTGGACGAGAAGGCGTCAGGTGAGCTGGTCCGGCTGTTGAACGAGGCGCACGCCGCGGTTTTCGGCCGGGGATGA
- a CDS encoding SDR family oxidoreductase gives MTDTSHTLIIGGGSGMGLALAARLLTAGHDVTIAGRSTARLDTAATTLGGGNRLHRKQVDIADETSVRRLFADSPTLDHVVVTAADMSTGYGPLREFALADARTVADIKILGPWLVAKHAAPLLTGSLTVTSGIAAYRPAVGGTMVATANAALEGLVRALALELAPIRVNAVSPGWVDTPIWTQFAADAKDERLAAMAQRLPGGRVGRPDDIAAAFHAVMTNEFLTGTVLHVDGGHRLV, from the coding sequence ATGACCGATACCTCCCACACCCTCATCATCGGCGGCGGCTCCGGCATGGGCCTCGCTCTCGCCGCCCGGCTCCTCACCGCGGGCCACGACGTCACCATCGCCGGACGCTCCACCGCCCGCCTCGACACCGCAGCCACCACCCTCGGCGGCGGAAACCGCCTGCACCGCAAGCAGGTCGACATCGCCGACGAGACCTCCGTCCGACGCCTCTTCGCCGACAGCCCCACCCTCGACCACGTCGTCGTCACCGCCGCCGACATGAGCACCGGCTACGGCCCCCTGCGCGAATTCGCCCTCGCCGACGCCCGCACCGTGGCCGACATCAAAATCCTCGGCCCCTGGCTCGTCGCCAAACACGCCGCACCACTGCTCACCGGCTCGCTCACCGTCACCTCCGGCATCGCCGCCTACCGGCCCGCCGTCGGCGGCACCATGGTCGCCACCGCCAACGCCGCGCTCGAAGGACTCGTCCGCGCCCTCGCCCTCGAACTCGCCCCGATCCGCGTCAACGCCGTCTCCCCCGGCTGGGTCGACACCCCCATCTGGACCCAATTCGCCGCAGACGCCAAGGACGAACGACTCGCCGCCATGGCCCAGCGACTCCCCGGCGGCCGCGTCGGCCGCCCCGACGACATCGCCGCCGCCTTCCACGCCGTCATGACCAACGAATTCCTCACCGGCACCGTGCTGCACGTCGACGGCGGACACCGCCTCGTGTAA
- a CDS encoding fructosamine kinase family protein codes for MDNRAHERTAARVHDLLGVEVAQISDLGHRHAWSLHRARLSDGRAVFVKAATGAPDAAAGQALRAESNGLRWLGEGARDGLVPPVLGEDGRTLVLPWLDETAPDPAAAETFGRALAALHESRPGAFGAPWRGFIAIVPQDNSLTTGEWGRWYADRRLAPLLPAAAPVLGSAGLRLLERVIGDIDRLAGDPEPPSRVHGDLWSGNLLWTADGVRLIDPAAHGGHRETDLAMLALFGAPHLDRIHAAYREVSPLKPGWRQRVPLHQLYPLLVHVVLFGGSYRGMTLEAAESALRI; via the coding sequence ATGGACAATCGAGCCCATGAGCGAACCGCCGCCCGCGTACACGACCTGCTCGGCGTCGAGGTGGCGCAGATCTCGGACCTCGGCCACCGGCACGCGTGGTCACTGCACCGTGCGCGCCTCTCCGACGGCCGCGCCGTCTTCGTGAAAGCGGCCACCGGCGCACCGGACGCCGCTGCCGGACAGGCATTGCGCGCGGAGTCGAACGGCTTGCGCTGGCTGGGGGAGGGCGCCCGCGACGGCCTGGTACCGCCGGTGCTGGGGGAGGACGGCCGGACGCTCGTGCTGCCCTGGCTGGACGAGACCGCGCCCGATCCGGCCGCGGCCGAGACGTTCGGCCGGGCCCTCGCCGCACTGCACGAGTCCCGTCCCGGAGCCTTCGGCGCGCCCTGGCGGGGCTTCATCGCGATTGTGCCGCAAGACAATTCGCTGACGACAGGGGAGTGGGGCCGCTGGTATGCCGACCGCAGGCTGGCGCCGCTGCTCCCGGCCGCCGCACCGGTGCTGGGCAGCGCGGGCCTACGCCTGCTCGAACGCGTGATCGGAGACATCGACCGCCTGGCCGGTGATCCGGAGCCACCGAGTCGCGTCCACGGCGACCTCTGGTCGGGGAATCTGCTGTGGACAGCGGACGGTGTACGGCTGATCGACCCGGCCGCCCACGGCGGTCACCGCGAGACCGACCTCGCCATGCTGGCCCTGTTCGGCGCGCCCCACCTGGACCGGATCCACGCGGCCTACCGGGAGGTGAGCCCCCTGAAACCCGGTTGGCGCCAACGCGTTCCACTCCACCAGCTGTATCCGCTACTCGTGCACGTGGTGCTGTTCGGCGGCTCGTACCGGGGGATGACCCTGGAGGCAGCCGAGTCGGCGCTGCGAATCTGA
- a CDS encoding metal-dependent hydrolase: MLGHSHATSGALAWAGAAAVLPLSILTYPVLQNGHLRTVDLLMGTFLTAGAALLPDADHPNGTISHVLGPISHTACRLISAISGGHRHATHSLAFVVAAALGTWAGEHWIGRWFTLGLVFFLLALALRALNLCPPGESFRSYFSITVLAVAGTFAMDHWITDKPSWLPFSVGLGALAHLLGDCLTDRGCRLLWPFKPRFSVPIIDRTGNKVETWVISPLFVLGTLAVLWYIVTHQP, from the coding sequence GTGCTAGGACATTCACACGCGACCAGTGGCGCACTGGCCTGGGCGGGAGCCGCTGCGGTGCTACCACTTTCGATCCTGACCTACCCCGTACTGCAGAACGGCCACCTCCGCACCGTCGACCTGCTCATGGGCACCTTCCTCACCGCCGGCGCCGCCCTGCTCCCCGACGCCGACCACCCCAACGGCACCATTTCCCATGTCCTGGGCCCCATCTCGCACACCGCCTGCCGACTCATCTCCGCCATCTCCGGCGGACACCGCCACGCCACCCACTCGCTGGCCTTCGTCGTCGCCGCCGCCCTCGGCACCTGGGCCGGCGAACACTGGATCGGCCGCTGGTTCACCCTCGGACTCGTGTTCTTCCTGCTCGCACTCGCCCTGCGCGCCCTCAACCTGTGCCCACCCGGCGAAAGCTTCCGCTCCTACTTCTCCATCACCGTGCTCGCCGTCGCCGGCACCTTCGCCATGGACCACTGGATCACCGACAAACCGTCCTGGTTGCCGTTCTCCGTCGGCCTCGGCGCCCTGGCCCACCTGCTCGGCGACTGCCTCACCGACCGCGGCTGCCGACTGCTGTGGCCGTTCAAACCACGCTTCAGCGTGCCCATCATCGACCGCACCGGCAACAAGGTCGAAACCTGGGTCATCTCACCACTTTTCGTGCTCGGCACGCTCGCCGTGCTCTGGTACATCGTCACCCACCAGCCCTAG
- a CDS encoding helix-turn-helix domain-containing protein, which translates to MQTQTAGDLLRHWRVTRRLSQLELAGRAETSARHLSFIETGRATPSRQMILHLSEELEIPLRERNRVLLAAGFAPVYAEPGLDTPQMEPVRTAMRQILVGHEPHPALAVDMHWNMVDANASAGLFLEGIGPELLTPPVNALRLSLHPDGLAPRIINLAEWRGHLFERLQRQIEITGSAHLAALRTEMRAYPGGEHPPGLPEPEQAVVPLRLRHHGADLAFLSAMTVFGTPMNVTVAELAIESFFPADPATARYLRDNSPIS; encoded by the coding sequence GTGCAAACCCAGACCGCAGGCGACCTGCTCCGGCATTGGCGAGTTACCCGCCGCCTCAGCCAACTGGAACTGGCCGGCCGCGCCGAAACCTCCGCCCGCCACCTCAGTTTCATCGAAACCGGCCGCGCCACCCCGAGCCGCCAGATGATCCTGCACCTGTCGGAGGAACTGGAAATCCCACTGCGCGAACGCAACCGGGTCCTGCTCGCCGCCGGCTTCGCACCCGTCTACGCCGAACCCGGATTGGACACCCCGCAGATGGAGCCCGTCCGCACCGCCATGCGCCAGATCCTCGTCGGCCACGAACCGCACCCCGCACTCGCCGTCGACATGCACTGGAACATGGTCGACGCCAACGCCAGCGCCGGCCTGTTCCTCGAGGGCATCGGGCCCGAACTGCTCACCCCGCCGGTCAACGCACTGCGCTTGAGCCTGCACCCCGACGGCCTCGCCCCACGCATCATCAACCTCGCCGAATGGCGCGGCCACCTGTTCGAACGCCTGCAACGCCAGATCGAGATCACCGGCTCCGCGCACCTCGCTGCCCTGCGCACCGAAATGCGCGCCTACCCGGGCGGCGAGCACCCGCCCGGCCTCCCCGAACCCGAACAGGCCGTGGTCCCGTTGCGCCTGCGCCACCACGGCGCCGATCTCGCCTTCCTCAGCGCCATGACGGTCTTCGGTACCCCCATGAACGTGACGGTGGCGGAACTGGCCATCGAATCCTTCTTTCCCGCCGATCCCGCCACGGCCCGATACCTGCGCGACAACTCGCCGATCAGCTAG
- a CDS encoding L,D-transpeptidase, whose product MSGKRYLGWTARSAMCVGVGVASAGLVLAGPAQAAPLWPGGPDIPGVEPLVPPAPVVAPCTQAGAKVCMRLSTNEAWLLDGDGKVVFGPTPISHGRPGYETPPGVFRAAFKKIYHWSTMHNAEMRFAVFFNGDIATHIGPIEEQSHGCIRMTPDGAEALYNHVNPGDIFELVV is encoded by the coding sequence ATGAGCGGCAAGCGTTACCTCGGATGGACGGCACGGTCGGCGATGTGTGTCGGTGTGGGTGTGGCCTCGGCGGGGCTGGTGCTCGCCGGGCCCGCGCAGGCGGCCCCGCTGTGGCCCGGCGGGCCCGACATCCCCGGGGTCGAGCCGCTGGTCCCGCCCGCTCCCGTGGTCGCGCCGTGCACGCAGGCGGGCGCCAAGGTGTGCATGCGCCTGTCCACGAACGAGGCCTGGCTGCTCGACGGCGACGGCAAGGTGGTTTTCGGCCCCACCCCGATCTCCCACGGCCGCCCGGGATATGAGACTCCCCCGGGCGTATTCCGCGCCGCATTCAAGAAGATCTACCACTGGAGCACCATGCACAACGCGGAAATGCGTTTCGCGGTGTTCTTCAACGGCGACATAGCCACCCACATCGGGCCTATCGAAGAACAATCCCACGGCTGCATCCGCATGACCCCCGACGGCGCCGAAGCTCTGTACAACCACGTCAACCCGGGCGATATCTTCGAACTCGTGGTGTGA
- a CDS encoding peptidylprolyl isomerase, producing MTNVLLKTSAGDITLELDETKAPKTVANFVDYVKAGHYDGTIFHRVISGFMVQGGGMTADMQQKPAPNRVENEANNGLRNDKYTVAMARTSDPHSASAQFFINTSDNGFLNHPGQDGWGYAVFGKVVDGTAVVDSIDGVKTGSRSGHQDVPVEPITIVSAQLV from the coding sequence ATGACCAATGTGCTGCTGAAAACCTCAGCCGGGGACATCACACTCGAGCTCGACGAGACGAAGGCGCCGAAGACGGTCGCCAACTTCGTGGATTACGTGAAGGCCGGTCACTACGACGGGACCATTTTCCACCGGGTGATTTCCGGCTTCATGGTGCAGGGCGGCGGTATGACCGCGGACATGCAGCAGAAGCCGGCGCCGAACCGGGTGGAGAACGAGGCGAACAACGGGCTGCGCAACGACAAGTACACGGTGGCGATGGCCCGCACCTCCGATCCGCATTCGGCGAGTGCGCAGTTCTTCATCAACACCTCCGACAACGGCTTCCTCAACCATCCGGGTCAGGATGGCTGGGGTTATGCGGTGTTCGGCAAGGTCGTGGACGGCACGGCCGTGGTGGATTCGATCGATGGTGTGAAGACCGGTTCGCGGTCGGGCCATCAGGATGTGCCGGTGGAGCCGATCACGATCGTGTCGGCTCAGCTGGTCTGA
- a CDS encoding serine/threonine-protein kinase → MDDDLGATAPDPGADRATATQTALTSLVALFSEQWQATGTPPDLSAHLPTEPALRRTALIELIKVDLQERWQRDDDAPRLADYRDRYPELAAAPLPPDLIYEEITARSRRNDIDLSEYEQDYPTQMARITEGFDVDGLRTTMLADPTALDALDTINPGATIDDFDLLLPLGHGAFARVFLARQRSLGRLVAVKISHDRGTEPQTLAQLDHDHIVRVFDQRQITDQHLKLMYMQYVPGGTLLGVLRLLRRTPPERRSGRLLLEAVDAAATTGGVLEPQPSATRAELERLTWPETVAWLGSRLAAALDYANHRGVLHRDIKPANVLLTADGLPKLADFNISFSRHLPGANPVAYFGGSLPYMAPEQLEACHPQSSTTAADLDTRSDLYALAVVLWELLTGQLPFDDEHGAGETEHSLQAMIRRRRAPITPATEATLPDDCPAVLRHALLTCLSPDPADRYASGLELAHQLELSQDRAARDLVDPPAHSLRARLKMRPMPVVTLSSLLGQLLGGMYLAAHNIGLIRHELGADAADHITRLGYLLIVIAYPLAIALLLYWCRLVLLVSVGLRRGRQFDPPTLAKARGDTLACGDRIAVVTFAGWIAAMGIFLVKLHSLGTLPVGVTINLIASNLVAAAVAVVYTYFPVTFFMLRWYYPGLVAAGHTTTDDLTRLHRLVRRSRVYLGVAASVPLVGVPAGLVFLTAHQQQLVLGTIVGLCVGGLFAFAVALRAFYALESDLNALDRIVDPRTHG, encoded by the coding sequence ATGGATGACGACCTCGGCGCGACCGCACCCGACCCCGGTGCCGACCGCGCTACGGCAACGCAAACCGCGTTGACGAGCCTGGTTGCCCTGTTCTCCGAACAATGGCAAGCCACCGGCACACCCCCGGACCTGTCCGCGCACCTGCCCACCGAACCCGCCCTGCGCCGCACCGCCCTCATCGAACTGATCAAAGTCGACCTGCAGGAACGCTGGCAACGCGACGACGACGCCCCCCGCCTCGCCGACTACCGCGACCGCTACCCCGAACTGGCCGCCGCACCCCTGCCCCCGGACCTGATCTACGAGGAGATCACCGCCCGCAGCCGCCGCAACGACATCGACCTGAGCGAATACGAGCAGGACTACCCCACCCAGATGGCCCGCATCACCGAGGGATTCGACGTCGACGGCCTGCGCACCACCATGCTCGCCGACCCCACCGCCCTCGACGCCCTCGACACCATCAACCCCGGCGCCACCATCGACGACTTCGACCTACTGCTCCCCCTCGGCCACGGCGCCTTCGCCCGCGTCTTCCTCGCCCGCCAGCGCTCCCTCGGCCGCCTCGTCGCCGTCAAGATCTCCCACGACCGCGGCACCGAACCCCAGACCCTGGCCCAGCTCGACCACGACCACATCGTGCGCGTGTTCGACCAGCGCCAGATCACCGACCAGCACCTCAAACTCATGTACATGCAGTACGTGCCCGGCGGCACCCTGCTCGGCGTGCTCCGGCTGCTGCGCCGCACCCCACCCGAACGCCGCTCCGGACGACTGCTCCTCGAAGCCGTCGACGCCGCCGCCACCACCGGCGGCGTCCTCGAACCCCAGCCCTCCGCCACCCGCGCCGAACTCGAACGACTCACCTGGCCCGAAACCGTCGCCTGGCTCGGCAGCCGCCTCGCCGCCGCCCTCGACTACGCCAACCATCGCGGCGTCCTGCACCGCGACATCAAACCCGCCAACGTCCTGCTCACCGCCGACGGCCTGCCCAAACTCGCCGACTTCAACATCAGCTTCAGCCGCCACCTACCCGGCGCCAACCCCGTCGCCTACTTCGGCGGCTCCCTGCCCTACATGGCACCCGAACAACTCGAGGCCTGCCACCCCCAGAGCTCCACCACCGCCGCCGACCTCGACACCCGCAGCGACCTCTACGCCCTCGCCGTCGTGCTGTGGGAACTACTCACCGGACAGCTCCCCTTCGACGACGAACACGGCGCCGGCGAAACCGAACACTCGCTGCAGGCCATGATCCGACGCCGACGCGCACCCATCACACCGGCCACCGAGGCCACCCTGCCCGACGACTGCCCCGCCGTGCTCCGCCACGCCCTGCTCACCTGCCTGTCCCCCGACCCCGCCGACCGCTACGCCAGCGGCCTCGAACTCGCCCACCAACTCGAACTCAGCCAGGACCGCGCCGCCCGCGACCTCGTCGACCCACCCGCCCACAGCCTGCGCGCCCGCCTCAAGATGCGGCCCATGCCCGTGGTCACCCTGTCCAGCCTGCTCGGACAGCTACTCGGCGGCATGTACCTGGCCGCCCACAACATCGGACTCATCCGCCACGAACTCGGCGCCGACGCCGCCGACCACATCACCCGCCTGGGCTACCTGCTCATCGTCATCGCCTACCCGCTGGCCATCGCCCTGCTGCTCTACTGGTGCCGGCTGGTGCTGCTGGTCTCCGTCGGCCTGCGCCGCGGCAGACAATTCGATCCACCCACCCTCGCCAAGGCCCGCGGCGACACCCTCGCCTGCGGCGACCGCATCGCCGTGGTCACCTTCGCCGGCTGGATCGCCGCCATGGGCATCTTCCTGGTCAAACTGCACTCCCTGGGCACCCTGCCCGTCGGCGTCACGATCAACCTCATCGCCTCCAACCTCGTCGCCGCCGCCGTCGCCGTCGTCTACACCTACTTCCCCGTCACCTTCTTCATGCTGCGCTGGTACTACCCCGGCCTCGTCGCCGCCGGACACACCACCACCGACGACCTCACCCGGCTGCACCGCCTCGTGCGCCGCAGCCGCGTGTATCTCGGTGTCGCCGCGTCGGTTCCACTCGTCGGCGTCCCCGCCGGACTCGTCTTCCTCACCGCCCACCAGCAGCAGCTCGTCCTCGGCACGATCGTAGGTCTCTGTGTCGGAGGGCTTTTCGCGTTCGCCGTCGCACTGCGCGCCTTCTACGCCCTCGAATCCGACCTCAACGCACTCGACCGCATCGTCGACCCCCGCACCCACGGCTGA
- a CDS encoding P1 family peptidase, translating into MGIGITGVRVGHWTDTVGETGCTAVVLPPGTVASCEVRGGAPASRELDALAPDKSVLAVDAIVLTGGSAFGLAAADGVLRYLEEQGRGVPTPAGPVPVVPTLALFDLAAGDPAARPTADSGYAAAQAVSSDPVLHGRIGAGTGAYTSQWLGPGGRRPGGLAYRELRHGELVVGALCAVNAFGDIDDGTAPVALDSVAVFEQVFDFARTHTTIGAVLTNARLDKPSCRIVAQGAHDGLSRALTPPHTRFDGDAFVAAATGEVPAHVDTVRLMALSAVTAAIRSLGG; encoded by the coding sequence GTGGGGATCGGCATAACCGGTGTGCGGGTGGGGCATTGGACCGATACGGTCGGTGAGACCGGGTGTACCGCGGTGGTCCTGCCGCCGGGCACCGTCGCCTCCTGTGAGGTGCGGGGCGGGGCGCCCGCCTCACGTGAACTCGACGCGCTGGCGCCGGACAAGTCGGTGCTGGCCGTGGACGCGATCGTGCTGACCGGTGGGTCGGCGTTCGGTCTGGCCGCGGCGGACGGTGTTCTGCGTTACCTCGAGGAACAGGGGCGTGGCGTCCCGACTCCGGCGGGTCCCGTGCCGGTGGTGCCGACCCTCGCGCTGTTCGACCTGGCCGCCGGCGACCCCGCCGCCCGGCCGACCGCCGACTCCGGATACGCGGCGGCACAAGCGGTTTCGAGTGACCCGGTGCTGCACGGCCGGATCGGCGCCGGTACGGGCGCCTACACCTCGCAGTGGCTCGGCCCGGGCGGCCGCCGCCCCGGCGGGCTGGCGTATCGCGAACTCCGGCACGGCGAGCTCGTGGTCGGGGCGCTGTGCGCGGTCAACGCGTTCGGCGACATCGATGACGGCACCGCGCCGGTCGCGCTGGATTCGGTCGCGGTGTTCGAGCAGGTCTTCGATTTCGCCCGTACCCACACCACCATCGGCGCGGTTCTCACCAACGCCCGCCTCGACAAGCCATCGTGCCGCATCGTCGCCCAGGGCGCCCACGACGGCCTGTCGCGAGCGCTCACCCCGCCGCACACCCGTTTCGACGGTGACGCCTTCGTCGCCGCGGCAACCGGCGAGGTCCCCGCCCACGTCGACACCGTGCGCCTGATGGCCCTGTCCGCGGTCACGGCCGCCATCCGTTCCCTCGGCGGCTGA
- the gloA2 gene encoding SMU1112c/YaeR family gloxylase I-like metalloprotein, with amino-acid sequence MDLRRIHHVAIIASDYERSKAFYTEVLGLRVLGEHYRAERRSYKLDLALPDGGQLEVFSFPDPPARPSRPEARGLRHLAFAVPDVVAALAELRGRGVPAEEVRVDEYTGKRFAFFFDPDDLPLELYEVGHDA; translated from the coding sequence ATGGACCTGCGCCGGATCCACCACGTGGCGATCATCGCCTCCGATTACGAACGATCGAAGGCTTTCTATACCGAAGTCCTGGGCCTGCGGGTGCTGGGGGAGCACTACCGGGCCGAACGTCGTTCGTACAAGCTCGATCTCGCGCTGCCGGACGGCGGTCAGCTGGAGGTGTTCTCGTTTCCGGACCCGCCGGCGCGGCCGTCGCGGCCGGAGGCCCGCGGGCTGCGGCATCTGGCCTTCGCGGTGCCCGATGTGGTGGCGGCGCTCGCCGAGTTGCGGGGTAGGGGAGTGCCGGCCGAGGAGGTGCGGGTCGACGAGTACACGGGGAAGCGGTTCGCCTTCTTCTTCGATCCCGACGATCTGCCGCTGGAGTTGTACGAGGTCGGGCACGACGCCTGA
- a CDS encoding phosphoribosyltransferase, translating to MPDREELTWDLFGSASRELATQVAADGFEPDLILSIARGGLFVAGALGYALDVKNLHVMNVEFYTGVDQRLDLPVMLPPVPQAVDLAGARVLVADDVADTGATLELVRDFCIDKVAEVRCAVIYQKPRSAVDCEYVWRRTDRWINFPWSVQPPVVNHTARVLDA from the coding sequence GTGCCGGATCGGGAAGAACTCACCTGGGACCTGTTCGGCTCCGCGAGCCGCGAACTCGCCACGCAGGTCGCCGCCGACGGCTTCGAACCCGATCTCATCCTGTCCATCGCCCGCGGTGGGCTCTTCGTCGCCGGCGCCCTCGGCTACGCCCTCGACGTGAAGAACCTGCACGTCATGAATGTCGAGTTCTACACCGGCGTCGACCAGCGCCTCGACCTGCCCGTCATGCTGCCGCCCGTCCCGCAGGCCGTCGACCTCGCCGGCGCTCGCGTCCTCGTCGCGGACGACGTCGCCGACACCGGCGCCACCCTCGAACTCGTGCGCGACTTCTGCATCGACAAGGTCGCCGAGGTCCGCTGCGCCGTCATCTACCAGAAGCCACGCTCGGCAGTCGACTGCGAATACGTGTGGCGGCGTACCGACCGCTGGATCAACTTCCCCTGGTCCGTACAGCCGCCCGTCGTGAACCACACCGCCCGCGTCCTCGACGCCTGA